The Triticum aestivum cultivar Chinese Spring chromosome 6D, IWGSC CS RefSeq v2.1, whole genome shotgun sequence genomic sequence atggaaagattgacatttgtttatctagtaacattgccatttgtcaaccttgtaacactgcgatttgtcaaaatatgcagctaaaaatcactagcactatctaatttttgcaactgaaATCACTAgtactgttcatatggacaccactagcaggcgtgagttgatggacgcatatgcaaatgtaccattgattacatacaacaagtcatcaacccacaacgacaacgaggatacacattGGATTATATATCATTCCCAACAAAatattctagtaaagtttttctcacacaacaaataacaaagcgatggaatgaacttcagctcaaccactcgtcggcgttggaaacacttgctttgaaccagaagtgattctctgggaagggccagctattgtcaatctcgagaccaacgcaggactgatcatccaggctgaagcggcctatgtaaGGACCCATATtaggacggtagggaagcatagcaatgtccgaggtatagatacagttgcttctcataaatggtagcaacgttgtgtcaacagcagctggatcgccttccatcATTATTGGATAGtattgtccaaggaagagcgagtttcctccaagactttcaatactgaaccagggagaaggtgttggcgctagtacactagtatccatcccgaataccctgcaacagatgttggaataggtcctgagagtgcgaccatgcaagagaacacctacttccttagtaacatcagcagtgccctgtatacagacaagaagaagaggtgatccatcggaataagttgccaagTGCCACTGAGCATATGGGTCTGTCTCGTCCTCATGCTcttgatcatcagcatcgtcatctcccccttggttataaaaatttaaaAGTATAGGTGGTCGAATGTTCACagaaccttggaaacacaagaaggttaattaattagtaaagggaaactagctaacccgcatgcatgtggatgaaacaattataattacggtggaagatgAACGTACCGAcagcatgatgattccatgcaaaaacagtgccacgagtggtggcagcaaacacaagaccctcgtattgaattgcatcatagtactcatccgtgtacacaaattgtttttgagcaatatccatcgaggtgtggaagtaaggaaggcaacaagcttgtcgaagatagcaataaCTTTATAGTTCGAGTAATCCCAAGAGCGgctgggaactcaacaaattgctatcttccgtagacgacagtcaccatgatcgtatttgaactcacgtagaatactggtgtactcaacctctgggcagtcgtctgagatttttggaagtggaacccggtgatgagtgtacacattcacaagttcccactcgcagttgtacccaatgtaaacaacccaatcttcatttgcgcctgcccaagccttgccctcaagcgatggcatcttaacatcatacgtatcattatcaagcggcatcaacttgcacaaggcgaggcttccctcatcctcgtgccagtcagcagggtcacggcgaagaagataggggagatcaaactgctcctggacccttgggttccttgtaatgatgttattagttgagtcgagaatggtcttgaacgaacctgccatgctagccgaggtgatgacgtcgcaccgatcaatgagttcccccaccgcgttatcattcagatcggggcaagaataacggggtcatttccggcctgttccctccatggagaagatgatcgaacaatggcagaaggaagggtgaaggagaatggaggagggaggaagagcgtgcgacagcagttccaaatcgagagggaaaggcgaagaggcggtggacgcttgccacggtacacgaagaggcaactggggagcgaacggttgccacagaggtcacacactgacgacaagggccgagtgaaccgcatgcgtatatcgcacacaccttgatctagttgaccgtttcttttgtgttgcctaatcacaaacagttcatccgagtgaaccgtatgctgtatatcgcacacaccttcatctagctgactgtttcttttgtgcctAATCACAaagagttcatccgagtgaaccgtatgctgtgtatcgcacacgccttcatctggctgcccgtttcttttgttcctcctcatcgcaaacagttaattgaactgaactgtatgcccttcatcgcacacgcaactaaaacctgaaccgtgtttgatgcatccgtcatcgcaaacgttttatacatttttgacggttttcatacagcaccgcttgcgattattgcatcgcacacagtttctcgaagggtgtctgatcgtagtgtcgcgttagcagcatcctgcagtagtgcaagcTCACCCCTGAGGGTCTCTACCGCGGCGGCACCATCTGAACCAACACGCACATTACAGCTCTTGAGTTTTCAGAGAAAACAGACATAAACAGACACGAACGCAAGATGTATCGTATACCTTGTGCCTGGTCGAGCCGCGTGTTAACTAGGACTAGATCCTCATTAGCTCGCTCCAGTTTCCGTTTTAGTTCGGTAATTTCCCCTGACTGGGCAGTCACCGCTAACAAAGAGGCCTATTTTAAATCCAAATAAAATAGAATGTTACCACCTGACAACTGATTATTGATCCTCTGCTCACTTTTCTTTCAAAAAactgaacagagtctcaggggctactatctatgtacAGGCATATTTCTCATAAAAATGACCAAAAACATTACATTGCGTACCTCGAAGCCTGCTAGCAGACTGGAGAAGGCCTCGcttagcccgctcttggcggactgaatcttctcagccaCCATACCCATCAGGATACGATGCTCATCCATGACGGATGCACTTCGAAGTACATCCGCCATGgtattcggcgcctccggattagcgGAGGTCGTCGTTCTCCCTTCCTCTACAGGGGGACGCTCACCAGACTCCGAAACCTTGTGGGTCTCCGGAGTAGTATGCAGCGGGGGGACGGATTGGCCAGGGCCTCCGTCGCCGGTCTTTGGGGGAGCCGTACCCCCCCAGTCCTTCGGCAGCCGAGGTATTGCCCTCCGGCGCCGTTAAATTGCCCCCGTCTCTTCAAGGCCTGGGGAGGGCCTATGGGACGACATCTCGGTGTCATCCGCTCTAGGCGGCGAAGAAGCTAGTGGAGGCggctcgctctccatcatctccggcggcagatcccccgaggacgaggaCGGCCGTGGGAGGACGCGCGCCGGTCTACAAAGGATAGAACCTAGAGTTGTCATCACAGTCCATAGAAAATTGGATATATGTGAAaaatcctgaactacttacgagtcGGCTTTGGGCTTGGTCCGGCGACGATGATTCGGGATGGCCTCGGCGTCCGACTCCGAGTCATCGGAGAGGATGATCTTGTCCCTCTTGGATGCTTCGGCCTCCAGGTCTTCGGAGGCCACTCTTTTCTTACCCTTGCGGGAAGGATTTtctacttcctcctcctcgtcatcgtcgccctCGTGAGAGGACTGGGCTTCAGCTTCTCCGGACACTGCATCCGAAGTGCcctcctctctcttcttcttcttgtccttctttaccggcacctggtatggcgccgggaccaacatTCTCGTTAATAGAGGGTTggctgggttttcgggcagcggagcgGAACATCTTATCCGCTCCGCCTTGGCTGTCCAGCCCTGAATAAGGAATTCAAACTTAGTATGCCCCTTTGATTAACGATTCAGGCTATGTTCGGAAACAGAATGCTTACCTGAGAAGCAGGATGCGCGATGTCGAGCCCGATGTCTTCGGTCTTCCTGGCCACTTCTTTTCCCGGGCCTTGAAAAGTAACTTCCAGAtcccttcgtgcgttgtgccgaagaaatgTTGCAGAGTTAGAGGGCCcttcggattgaattcccacatacagGTCTTCCGGTGTTGGCAGGGGAGGCATCGACGgcagagcatcacctggatcatgttaGAGAGATCGGTGCCCTTGTCCATTATGTCCTTGATGCGCTGTTGCAGCACCAGTACCTCATCGGTGGACtcccagtccaggcccttgttgatCCACGACGCGAGCTGCATAGGCGGAccggatctgaattcaggagcagctgcccacttggtgccacggagtttggtgatataaaaccactcttgttgccatgcctttacggtctccacgaaggctCCTTTTGGCCACGTGGTATTGGGGAGCTTGCTTATCATTGCGCCGCCGCACTCCGCATGCTGTTTGTtgaccaccttcggctttacattgaaaaccttgagctagaggccgaagtgtggagggatgcggaggagtgcttcacacacgacgataaacgccgagatgtgaaggaaagagttcggggctagatcgtggaaatctagcccgtagtagaacataagaccgcggacgaaggggtggagaggaaaGCCCAATCCACGAAGGAAGTGGCGAATAAATACCACTCTTTCGCCTGGTCCTGGAGAAGGGATGACCTGCTCTTGGACGGGAAGCCTATGTGCGATCTCCGCAGTCAAGTACcctgcctcccggagctccttaacattctcctccgtgacagaggaggccatccatttgccttggGAGCCAAATCCGGCCATAGCCGAAGAAGTTGGGGGCGAGGAGGAAGATTTAGactcgggcgctggagcttgaTGATGGGAGTgctgaggaagaaggggtggggtAAAAGGAAGAATCTTTGTCCttttataaaggcaatgaatatcaagtgccccctcataagccttaaaactcgcctattcccaagggttcgtgcaaacggcacggttgggttactcaAACCCGCATTGATAAGGATTCCGCGAATAAAGGACATGATCTCTGCCTTGACGAGACGTGTCAATAACGGCCACGCCTCGATACATGAGGCGGGAGGCCTGAAAAACGATTCGAGTTAATAATGATGAGACTTGAAGTGACGTctcgccaaaaagaaaaaaagagagctGTCAGTGGACATAGCTTATCTCTACTTAATATTTTACCTTTATGTTGAAGGATTGTAACTATTGTACAGAGCCAGATATAGTACTGGTGATCAACTACTTTGAAgtgatcggaggaggaacccgccttgcaatgccgaagacaatctgcgtgccggacacatcgtcattgaagcctggtttaggggctactgagggagtcctggattattgggtcctcgggcgtccaggctatgtgacatgggccgtgaagatacaagatgaaagctttcccttgtgttcggatgggactctcctttgcgtggatggcaagcttggcgttcggatatgaaggtTCCTTttatctgtaaaccgactttgtacaaccctagccccctccatagtctatataaaccggagggtttagtccgtagatgcaatcataatcatacaggctagacatctagggtttagccattacgatatcgaggtagatcaactcttgtaaccctatactcatcaaggtcaatcaagcaggaagtagggtattacctccatcaatagggcctgaacctgggtaaacatcgtgtcccctgcctcctgtcacccttgatccttagacgcacagttcgggaccccctacccgagatctgccggttttcacaccgacacccGTGGCTgagggcatctccaacaggcgcgcaacCGCGCGGCGCGCTAAAATAACTTTACAGCGCCGAAATAGCCACTTTTTGCATGCTGCAgagcgctggctccagcggccgctgGAAAGCACGCGCCACTCCAGCAGACGCCCTAAACTTCTACAGCGCGCGCGAGCAGCCGACACTTGCAACATGTTCATTTTGACATATGGTGATAGCTCAAACATAAAAatagacatagcatagttcaattGCATGGCACATCAACAATCAAGCCACATCATCATCCAACCAAATTCAAAATCACCCAACCAAGTTCATGACATAAAAGTTCACACAAACAAATGGCACATCAACAATCATGCCgcatcctcatcatcgtcctcctcttcctccgatTTTTCATCCTCatccgaagacgattcttcctcctcttcttcattgtcGCGCGCCGCATCATCATGGGGAGCTCGGAAGGTGTTGGCAAGATCTCCAACGGCATCATGCGAAGATatgtgaggcacaccggaagacatGCGTCCACCCATGTCACCGGAGGTGCTCCCATGTCTCCCACGAGAGacccaaaactcatgcctcccatgcctcccatggtagctctgaaggcacccatgcctcccataccGCCCATGGTAGCtctgaagccacccatgcctcccatggtagcCATGCCTCCCATGGTAGCCATGCCTCCcatgccacccatgcctcccatgcctCCCATAGTagctcccatgcctcccatggccatggctcttttttggaccAAGACTTCTTCATGGGCAAattgacatactccttttgctTCTCATCGAGGGTAGATGTATCCATGAAGAACaagtacttctcccattccaacaatctaGTTCGCTCCTCCATGGACAATTTCTTCTCCTCCAATGCCACCTTGCTCTCCTcagccgccaccctcctctccttggcTGCCAACCTCCTCTCCTTGGCCGCcacatcttggttccttgccatcttCCTCACCTCGTTCGCTTCCTTTCTTGcgttcacaatagcttccatatcATTTTTTaactcatcatctcctttcctcttcttcttttcttttccgtCTTTCTTGCTTCCATTTAGTCTTTTTGGCTTGGACTAGGCAATCGAGTTTGGTGCAGGGCTTCTCTTGCTGTCATCActtgatgcctcctcctcctcatcatccaaATCAATAGTTCGCTTGTGTTTGGTGCTCTCCTCATCGACACCTTCACGgggcttccatttctcatcatccttcaacacaTCATAGCAATGGGGCAAGGTAAATGGTctccctttcttgatcttccctttCTTAGTCTTCTTCTCCTCTCCTTGAAATAAGTTTTGTGCAATAGTGAGCTACAAACAAAAGAACAAGTTAGCACTTGAAACACAAAAGAAGAAGCATGAACATGGAAGAATCATGAAAGAAATGGCACTTACCCTATCTCTATCATTAGTGCCACTTGGGTTTACCGTGTCAACCGACTTAAGTGCGGCCTCCCACCTTTGACAATTTGTGTGGTCAATTCCACTTTTGTTGTGTAAATCAAAATGCTCCTTCATCCGGATCCAATATGCATCTCTACTTTGGTCCCCTCCAATGGTGGCATCCCTAGACACTTTCAACCATGTATTGCATAGCAAGATGTCTTCATCCATGGTGTAGTTTCCCTCTCTTCCTTTCGGTGCATGGACGATaccctcaccatcctcgtccacctcaaactcatgaTCATCTAAATGCACTTCATTAGTTTGAGACCAAtgagaattgttggagccaacacccatagttgacatagaTGTCTCATCATTGAAACTACAAAGTATAtacaaaaaaataataaataaGCTATCCAAATGTATCCATTCATGTAAAAAACAATAACGAAAAAAAGTGGGCGAAATCATACCTtgtgggcatttcatcgaacaccttgtgcgcATCGGTTGCCGGCGCAACAAGCGAGCTCACCGGCGCTTCAGTCGTCACCGCATCCGTCGCACGCCCTACAAGTTTCTTCTTCGTCCGCCTAAAGGAGCTGTCCGCCGCTTTTTTCTTCTTCCCGGACACCTTGCCCGCCTTCGCCACCGCCGAATTTGGGAGCTTCGAGAGAGGGGCACGTGGCTTCATGGCGGgtgccggcgcgacgccacccgccgAGGTCGTCCGTGGCGCCATGAAAAGGTCGCGCGCGAGATCGGTGCTTGGAGGAGCACCGACGAAGGCGAAGCCAAAGCTCCCCGGGCTAGGGTttcgccggtggcggcggcgccggaggggacgcgggtgtaggaaggggtgagggggaTGTCGACGCGGCCGTCCATCTGGCGAattcgcggcggcggcgcggcgcggggcaaCCGGAGGGGTGGCGGCAGTGCGGCTCGGGCGCTCGAGTGTGCAGCGCGCCGGAGCGGGTGAACGAAATAAGCGGTGCGCTATGCCGTTTTGCTCCGCGCGCTGAACCACTTATGCTGGGCGCACGTTTTTTGCGTCTCCGCTGAAGCGCCCGGAACGGCTGAGCGCGCGCAAAAAATGGAATTTTTCAGCACGGCGCTAATATCgcacgcctgttggagatgctctcatgatgttcttgtggtggtgtctGTGAGGGACAAGGTGGCGTCTGTGGGTGCCGAGGTTGATGAGGTAGGTGCTTTGGCACCTCATTCTGAGGCATTGAAGTCCATCCGGTCGCCCGTCTTTGACCGTGAAGGTATATTGGCACCTATTGACGAGGTGTTCTTCAAGAAGAAGCTTTCCGGCTTGCTCGCCTCCTTGAGGTAGCTAGCCTTGGGTCTGGCAGGTGAGTCCTTGCTTCCTAGCGGAGGAGGCTTCTACGAGCAAAATCAAGGAGGTGAAGAAGGCTCTCAGGAGCATAGGCAAGAAAAGGGGCGACATTGATAAGGCGCCCACGGCTGCTTAATGGACAATACTCGGTCTCTTCGACCACCATCTCGAATTGGCTCATCTCCGTGGATTTGGTGGTGTTCGTTGTCTTCAACCTTGGTTTCGTTATGGTTTCTTTGTGACGTAGAAGTGCGAGGAATTGTGGTTGTTGCACGTTATCTATGTTTGTCGGGTTGAGTGTGGGGTCATGAAGTTTTTTTCTTAGCGAGTAGTCTGCATGTGGTTTATTTGTATCGGTCTTCATAAATGAGGCGTTTTGGAGGACGAGCTCCATGGGTCTCGTAATCTTGTCCGGGCGTTCGATCACTGTGATGTGTGCGGCATGCGTTTCCAGGTATAATACGCGGGCTTTAATTGAGGAATACACCGGTGCCGTGAGCTGCTGTGCTTGATTAGTACATGGGCCTTGGCCACGACGGATTTTGCACGGACATGATGTTCCTCCTGGGCTGATTTGAATTTGCCCCATGCAGCGTCAGGGCCGGGCTGGCGGGACATTTTTTTTAAGGGATTGGTGGGACATTAAATGACAATCGGTATGCTGACGGTGTGATAAAGAACCATTTACAGTTTGTGGTAAAAAATAGAGAACTAGTTAATTACACTAgataataccccgcgcgttgctgcgggacatTTCCTACAAAATACCTATTTATGATGTGTGCAATATGTGCATAATATATGTATGACAAATAAAAAACCTATTGTATGAACCATTCACCATATTTTCTAACCTAAATTCCTAGCATGTTTGTGTCAAAAATCATGCTCCAATTAAAAGTCATCTCAGATTAGCAATCATTAGTATGTAATGATACTATTGTCATAATAaatatttgaaaatttaaacacaACATGATGAAGACCTTACCTAGTTGGTCTTTGTGAAAATTGAAGCTAATATATGCAGTCTATTGTAACGGATTAGTTCAGATACTAATGTGCAATATATAATTTGACTGGCAAAGATCAATATTTATATGAAAAGATTGGAATATGCAGTCAAGTGGAAATCGTTACTCATCATCTTGTCATGTGTAATTATCAAGAACCATGGCAAGAAATACAACTGCCAAGTGAAACTCTACTCACGAATTAACAGGGTACCCCCTGGGAAGAAATAGGTGGGAATTGGTTTTCTCAACTGCCATTCCCCTTCCCACTTAAACTCCCATTCCCTCTAATCAAACAGTGGACTTTTAATCTCCTCACCCCTCAACTCCCATTCCCCATCTCGAATTCCCCCGAACCAAACACGTTGTGAAGGGAGATGGTGGACACTGCCGTTTCCCATCGACCTAGTATTATTATTGACGAATGGATGGCTCTTAAGATACTAATCTCGTCAGTTACAGAAGGAATAGGAAGCGTACGAAAGTAAAACTCGTCAGGTACAGAAGGAATAGGAAGCACGCGAAAGAAAGGTTACAAAGGAATAGGGAGCGCACGAAAGAAAAACTAAATAAATTATGGGGTGGAATCGATGATGTGGCTAGACTGCTGAGGTGGAAATAGGTGGATGGTTGCATGTTGATTGCTAATGTGGACAGTGCGCATGGTGAAAAAATAGGTagtagtggggagcaacttcttaagaatgttagATTCGGTCCACAGCTTTGCCTCGTTAGACTGTCTCTTCCTTTCTAAAAATAAAATCACCTGCCAAAAAAAGTTTCTTTTGTCAGAAAAAATGCATCCCCTACCACTAGAGCAGTAGACAGAAGCTCTTTTGCCATGGATGGGATGAAATTATTCTTGGAGGGGTGCGATTCAGGGTAATCTTCAGCCAGATATTACATTCGTGACTCGTCAAGGTTACCCATGCCCATGCGGTCAAAATGTAGAACGTCCATGTGCAGTTCATGGCTAGTTCCTGAATAACGTCGAGACTGTATTATTTGTCGCATTGAACATCATGTAGTAGAATTGTGAATCAGAAAATTGCTGAACTTGTTCGTGTTCTACAATAATACGTACTACGTACCATGCTGCTGATGACAGGCAAAAGTTCTTCTCGATCGGCTGCCGGTAATCCTACTTGCCAATGACGCATGAGCTAACTGAATTTGCAAAACCGTAGAGATAACTGTACTGTCGTTCCTTGACGTCTCACAATTTCAGCAAAACGACATGGGCAAGTAATCACCTTGCTCAACCCAAACGGCTAAATGATTTTTAAGAGGCACCTCACGACCAAGTCAAGCCCATGTTCGATATTGCCTTGATCCCACTATATTATGGAACATAAAGGGTATCCTGATGGTACGGGGACCTCGGCTGGTAGGGCGACCTGATCGACATGTGATATCACTGTGCATAAATGGAGAGAATACGGCCGCGTGTAAATAGCTGATGGATGGAATACATGCAAGAATACGTGGCTGGAACATATCACGATAAAGCCTGACGCAGGAGATAGCGAGCTCCAGGTAGCTCGTCCACCAAACAGCATTTTCGGGTCTTCACCCTTTTTTTTAATTTATCAGGCCAACTCTCTTCTTAATTAATCTATGAGACAATTCTTTTCCCTTTATTTCGAATTTTATTTTAGCAAAAACGTTTTTTTAAGGCTAGCAACCACGAAGCAATTTCACCCGATGATTTTTTACTTTGTATGCCTATATAGATCTCCTTGTTTACTCGTCGTTATTGCTGGCATAGTAGTGATCACTGATATCTACTCTGGTACAGGAACAAGAGTGGTGGCCACCACGAGAAGCTCGGACCTCCTCCGCGTGGTGATGCCAGCCTCCTCTGTCATGTCCAACCCAGCCGCGTCCACGCCTGCAGGCAGCTCCAGGTCGAAGTGGaacagcagcgcggcgagcgcgagctcgaTGTGCGCCAGCCCAAACGTCATCCCCGGGCACATCCTCCGCCCTGCTCCGAATGGTATGAACTCGAAGTCTGTGCCCTTGAAGTCCCTCCCGGCGCCGCCTTGCTCCTGGTCAAACCTCTCCGGCAGAAACTCCTCCGGCGCGTCCCAGTGCGCGGGGTCCCTGGCGATCGCCCACGAGTTCACGAACACCGTGGCGCCCGCGGGCACGTCGTACCCGAGCACCTGGCATGGGCTCCGGCACTGGCGTAGCGTCAGCAGCGGGCCCGGCACGTGCAGCCGGAGAGACTCCTTGACGACCATGTGCAGGTAGTGGAGGTTGCCGAGGCCGTCCTCCGTCACCCTGCAGTGGCCGGCCATTGCCCGCCGGACCTCCTCCTGCGCCTTATGCCGAACCCTCGGGTTCCTCATGAGCTCCGCCATTACCCACTGCAGCGCCGTCGTTGCCGTCTCGCTGCCCGCGGCGAACATGTCCTGCACGTGTGAGAGAAACAGAGCAGCTAAAGATTAGTAATCCCGTGGCGCGCATGCATGGCGTGGCGTGGAGCTCGCAGCTAGATTGTCGCGCCGGATCACTGGAAGACCTTACAATCATAACGAATTTTATGTTCTCGGTGGTCAGCGGGTGCTGGGAGCCCACTTCTTCCTGGAGTCCGAGGAGCACGTCGACCAGGTCTTCGCCTTCGGCTTCTCCTTCGCCGGCGGCTTTCCTCTCCCGGTGCTCCTGGATGACGGCGTCCATGATCTGCAGCATCTCGCGGCGGCAGCGCTTGATCCGGCCGGGCTCGCGGCTGACGAGCATCGCGAGGCGCGATGACGGAAACAGGTCCGGCAGGCTCAGCCCGGGCCTCATACGGAACATGTCCTCGAACAGCTTCAGGCACGCGTCGCGGCCCTTGAACGGCCTGCTGCCGATGATGGCGCGCACGGTGGAGTCCGCGATGT encodes the following:
- the LOC123144313 gene encoding premnaspirodiene oxygenase codes for the protein MDADVPLHLLLLVPLLAIIPLILFASRRLTPPESSGVARLPPGPWALPVIGHLHHLAGAIPHQALRDLAWRHGPLMLLRFGEVTAVVASSPDAAREILKTHDPAFASRPVGPMSRLWFQGSEGLVFAPFGDAWRQLRKICTQELLSARRVHSFRPVRQDELGRLLRAVASSSPSPPERRSVNLTEIIAAYIADSTVRAIIGSRPFKGRDACLKLFEDMFRMRPGLSLPDLFPSSRLAMLVSREPGRIKRCRREMLQIMDAVIQEHRERKAAGEGEAEGEDLVDVLLGLQEEVGSQHPLTTENIKFVMIDMFAAGSETATTALQWVMAELMRNPRVRHKAQEEVRRAMAGHCRVTEDGLGNLHYLHMVVKESLRLHVPGPLLTLRQCRSPCQVLGYDVPAGATVFVNSWAIARDPAHWDAPEEFLPERFDQEQGGAGRDFKGTDFEFIPFGAGRRMCPGMTFGLAHIELALAALLFHFDLELPAGVDAAGLDMTEEAGITTRRRSELLVVATTLVPVPE